AATGACGGTGATTCGGTAGTGTTCTTCAACTTCCGTCCGGACCGTGCAAGAGAGATCACAAGAGCCTTCTGTGATGATGAGTTTGCAGGATTTGACAGGGGCAGCAGGCGAAACCTCACGTATGTGTGCTTCACGGATTATGATGATACGATTCAGAATAAACTGGTGGCATTCCACAAAGTGAGCATAGAGAATACATTTGGTCAGTATCTGGCAGCAAACCATATGACACAGGCGAGGATTGCGGAGACTGAAAAATACGCGCATGTGACCTTTTTCTTTAACGGAGGCATCGAAGAGCCGAATGAGGGAGAAGAGCGTATTCTGGTAAAATCGCCGAAGGTTCCGACGTATGATATGCAGCCGGAGATGAGCGCATATGAGGTGTGCGACCGTCTGGTGGAAGCGATCAGATCCGGGAAGTATGATGTGATCATCATTAACTTTGCGAATCCGGATATGGTTGGACATACCGGAGTGGAGGATGCTGCGATCAAGGCGGTAGAAGCGGTGGATGCATGCGTAGGACGTGCGGTGGATGCGGTGAAAGAAGTGAACGGACAGATGTTTATCTGTGCAGACCACGGCAATGCCGAGCAGCTGGTGGACTATGAGACTGGCGAACCGTTTACCGCCCATACGGTAAACCCGGTTCCGTTTATACTGGTAAACGCAGAACCGTCGTATGGACTGCGTGAGGGCGGCTGTCTGGCTGATATCGCCCCGACGCTGATCGAACTGATGGGGATGGAACAGCCGAAAGAAATGACAGGAAAAAGCCTGTTGACAAAAGATAACTGATACAAAAGATAAGAATCGAAGGAGATTGCCGCAGTGGTAGTCTCCTTTTCTCTACGGCAAAAGATGGCAGGATATGACATGATAGCAGGAGGAATAATATGAATCAGTTTTTTGGACAGTATCTTGAGAACATTGTACCCGTAACATTCAGACTCCGGACGCCGGATCAGAATCAGGTATTTGGAGACGGAGAACCTGAGTTTACGGTAACGCTGAAGGAAGACATCAGCAGGAAAGAGCTTCTGACAAGTACGTCACTTGCGCTGGGTGACGCGTATACAAAGGGAACGCTGGAGGTAGACAAGGACCTGTATCACGTGCTGGACAGCTTTATGGGACAGATGGGTAAATTTACCACCGACCATCAGATGCTGAAAAAGCTGTTGTTTACATCCCTGGGCAGGAAAAACCAGAAGGAAGAAGTATCTTCACACTATGATATCGGAAATGATTTTTACAGACTCTGGCTGGATGAGTCCATGAGCTATTCCTGCGCTTATTTCAAACGCGATTCGGACACTCTGTATGAGGCACAGCTCAATAAGGTACATCATATACTGGAAAAGCTTCACCTTCAGGAGGGAATGACACTCCTTGACATTGGATGCGGATGGGGATTCCTTCTGAAAGAAGCGGCTAAGAAGTATAAGGTTAAGGGTCTGGGAATCACGTTAAGCCAGGAGCAGCATGATAAATTTCAGGAGGATATCGAACGCGAAGGTCTTGGGGATATGCTTCGGATTGAACTGATGGATTACCGGGATCTGAAAACATCCGGAAAACAGTTTGACCGGGTGGTGAGCGTCGGCATGCTGGAACACGTAGGACGCGGTAATTATGAGACATTTATAGAAAATGTAGATGCGGTATTGAAACCGGGCGGACTGTTCCTGCTGCATTATATCAGTGCGCAAAAGGAACATCCGGGCGATGCCTGGATTCGAAAGCATATTTTTCCCGGGGGAACCATCCCGAGTCTCCGGGAAATCATCAATATTCTGCCGGATTTTAATCTCTATACGCTTGATGTGGAGAGCCTGCGCCGGCATTACAACAAAACGCTGCTGTGCTGGCGTGAGAATTTTCTGAACCACAGGGAGGAAGTCGTCGAACTGAAAGGGGAGGAGTTTACAAGAATGTGGGAACTGTATCTGGCCTCCTGCGCGGCTACATTTCACAATGGGATCATCGACCTGCACCAGATCCTGATGTCAAAAGGGGTCGCCAATGATCTTCCGATGACGCGCATCGTATAAAAATACGCGGCGCAGGTAATACTAGCTGCATCAATATGTAGGAGGTTATTTCATGTATCGCTATTTACCGATTCGACGGATTTACGCAAGAGAAGTTCTGGATTCCAGAGGCAATCCAACCGTTGAGGTGGACGTTACGGTAGGAGAAGGCATCGTGGGGATCGATGGATATACAGGAAGAGCGCTGGTTCCGTCAGGCGCATCTACCGGGAAATTTGAGGCACTGGAATTGCGTGACGGAGAAGAGCGTTACTGCGGATTGGGTGTACAAAAAGCGGTGGATAACGTCAACGGACGGATCGCGGAGGCGATCTTAGGAGAGAATGCCCTGAATCAGGCGTATATTGATCATCTTCTGATCGAGACTGACGGGACAGAAAATAAGAGCAGCCTGGGTGCGAACGCCGTACTCGGCGTCTCCATGGCTGTGGCGAGAGCAGCGGCGGCAGCCCTCAGGCTCCCGCTGTACCAGTATCTGGGCGGCGTATATACGAGGAGGATGCCGGTTCCGATGATGAATATCCTGAACGGAGGAAAACATGCGGACAATACGGTAGACCTTCAGGAGTTCATGATCGTACCTGTAAAAGCGTTCAGCTTTCATGAGGCGCTTTCCATGGGAAGCGAGATCTATCACGCCTTAAAACGGCTGCTCAAAGACCGCGGTCTTTCCACAGCTGTCGGAGATGAGGGCGGATTCGCACCGGATCTGAAGAGCTCAGCGGATGCTCTGGAACTGATCGTGGATGCCATAAAAGAGGCGGGATATGAGCCGGGTGAGGAAGTCGGAATCGCCATCGATGCGGCTGCAAGCGAACTGTATGATGAGGAGCGCGGTGTTTACAGTTTTCCGGGTGAGAGCTGTACGCACAACGAGGAGATCACCAGGGATTCCGATGAGATGATCCAATATTATGAGGAGCTGATGGACCTGTATCCGATCCTCTCGATTGAAGACGGACTGCATGAAGATGACTGGGATGGATGGAAAAAAATGACAGACCGGCTTGGAGGCAGGATACAGCTTGTCGGGGATGACCTTTTTGTGACATGCAGCAAACGCCTCGGCTGCGGAATCAAGCTGGAGGTCGCAAATGCGATCCTTGTGAAGGTCAACCAGATCGGAACACTCTCAGAGGCAATGGATGCAGTTGTCACAGCACAGCAGGCGGGGTACCGTGCGGTGATCTCACACCGTTCCGGCGAGACGGAGGACAGCTTTATCGCCGACCTTGCGGTGGCAACGAGAGCAGGGCAGATTAAAACGGGAGCACCTTGCAGAACCGACCGCAATGCGAAGTATAACCAGCTGCTGAGGATCGAAGAGTACCTTGGAAAAATAGCGGAATACCAGAACCCCTTTTTATAATATAGGAAACATCGTATCCTATATTATAAAAACCCTCCGGGGGATCGCACAGCGGCAGAGAGGAAGAAGTCGCTTGCGTGACCAGCCGCAGGCGGAGATTGCGCTTTGGTGCAATCTTTATGATAAAGAATTGTAAATATGTGTTGAATTCCCCTCTTTCCTGTGGTAAAATAATTCCAGTCGACTGCAGGAGGTGTAGAAGTGGATATTTTAAGAATCATTCTTACAATATTATTTGTAATTGATTGTATAGGCTTATCGGTGGTAGTTCTGATGCAGGAGGGAAAGAGCCAGGGTCTTGGTGCAATTTCCGGTATGGCAGACACCTACTGGGGCCAGAATAAGGGTCGTTCCATGGAAGGTGCGCTTGTAAGAGCAACGAAAATCATGGCGGTTCTGTTTATCGTACTGTCAATTGTATTAAACATGAAATTTTAAAAAAAGGACACTCTTGTTTTATACAAGAGTGTTTTTTCGTCGGAGGAAGCGTGAATAAAAAAGAATTAAAGAAGAGAAAAAAACTGATCTATGAGCTGATAAGTTCCAAAGAATATCAACCCATGCGAGCGAAAGAAATCGCATCCCTGCTGCAGATTCCCAAGCCTCTCAGGAAGGAGTTATCCGCAGTACTGGATGCCCTGACAGAGGACGGAATGATCACCGTGAGCAAGCAGGGAAAATACCGAAAAGCAAAAGAACGGAAATACGGGCCGAAACAGGAGAAGAAAAGTAATCTGACAACAGGTGTTTTCATCGGGCATCCGAGAGGTTATGGATTTGTCGAGCTGGAGGATCGGGACCAGGATGATATCTACATTCCGGAAAACAATGTAAACGGGGCGTTCCACCAGGATAAAGTGGAAATTCAGATTTCCGGATGTGTAAATGGAAAGAGGCGTGAGGGACAGGTTCTCCGCGTATTGGAGCGCGGCATCACAGAAGTTGTCGGCACATTCGAGAAAAGCAGGCATTACGGGTTTGTCGTCCCGGACAACGCAAAAATGCAGCAGGATATCTTTATTCCGCAGGAGCATGGAATGAATGCACAGGACGGTGATAAGGTCGTTGTGCAGATCACCAGCTACGGAAGCAGGAATAAAAGTCCGGAAGGACGCATAAAAGAAGTATTAGGGAAAAGCACCGATCCGGGAATCGATGTACTCTCGGTCGCCAGAAGTTATGGGCTGCCCATGGAGTTTCCTGCCAGAGTGCTGCAGCAGGCCGGCAGGATTTTACCGATATTACAGGACGGTGACTTTTCCGGAAGAAAAGATCTGCGCCATCTGATGTGTGTGACCATCGACGGCGAAGACGCAAAGGATCTGGATGATGCCATTACCCTGGCAAAGACGGAAGACGGATACGAACTGGGCGTACACATAGCGGATGTGACGAATTACGTGCAGGAAAACAGTGCATTGGACCGGGAAGCACTGAAACGGGGAACCAGTGTTTATCTCGTGGATCGTGTGATACCGATGCTTCCGAAAGAGCTGTCCAACGGCATCTGTTCTTTGAACCAGGGCGAGGACAGGCTGGCACTCAGCTGTCTGATGTCCCTGAATGAGAAAGGAAAGCTGAAAAGCCATGAGATCGCCGAGACTGTAATCCGCGTAGACCGCAGAATGACATACACGGCGGTTCAGCAGATACTGGAAGGTGATAAGGAACAGCAGGAAGCGTATCAGGAGTTTGTGCCGATGTTTTTCTGCATGGAGGAGCTCTCGAAGCTGCTTCGCGCCAGAAGAGAGAAGCGGGGATCAATCGACTTTGATTTTCCGGAGAGCAAGGTGCTGCTTGATGAGGCGGGTCATCCTGTGGCTGTGAAGCCATATGAGCACAATACAGCGACTAAGATCATCGAAGACTTTATGCTTCTTGCAAATGAAACCGTGGCGTCAGAATACCATGACAGGGAACTGCCGTTTGTGTACCGGATCCATGAGGAACCGGATGCAGACAGAATGGAAGGGGTGCTTGCCTTCCTCCGGGCTAATCAGATTCCGGTCCAGAAAGCAAAGCATACCGTCAGTCCCAAAGAAGTTCAGAAAATACTGCAGAGTATAGATGGAATGCCGCTGGAACCCATGGTCAGCAGACTGCTGCTGCGCTCGATGAAGCAGGCGTGTTATTCCGTGGAGGACGCCGGACATTTTGGTTTGGCGGCGGAACACTACTGCCATTTTACATCGCCGATCAGGCGCTATCCGGATCTGCAGATTCATCGAATCATCAAAGATGTGATCCGGGGCAGAATGGGGCAGGAGCGGACGCATCATTATGAGCTTCTGCTGGATGACGTCGCTTCAAAATCGAGTATGCTGGAACGGCGTGCGGAGGAAGTGGAGCGTGAGACGATCAAACTGAAGAAGGCGGAATATATGAGCAGCCATATCGGAGAGACCTTCGAAGGCGTCATATCCGGTGTCACCGGATGGGGTATTTACGTCGAACTCGGCAATACGATCGAGGGACTTGTCTCCATGAATTCCATGTGGGACGATTATTATATTTATGATGAAGCCGCGCATCAGCTGGTCGGTGAGGCTTCCCAAAAAATATATCGCCTGGGACAGGCCGTGCGCGTCATCGTAGAAGATGCGGATGTTGTAACGAAGACAGTAGATTTCAGATTGGCAGAAGGAATGGAAAAAAGAAATGGGGAAGGAAACAGGCAATCGTCTGATTGCGAATAATAAGAAAGCGTACCACGATTATTTCATCGAAGAGAAGTATGAGGCGGGCATTTCCCTGCATGGAACGGAGGTAAAATCCCTTCGTATGGGTAAATGCAGCATCAAAGAATCCTTTTTAAAGATTGAAAACGGCGAACTGTTTATCTATGGGATGCATGTCAGTCCGTATGAAAAGGGCAATATTTTTAATAAAGATCCGCTGCGTGTGAAGAAGCTTCTGATGCATCGTACAGAAATCAGCAAGCTGCAGGGTCAGATCGCGGAAAAGGGATATACGCTGGTGCCGCTGCAGGTGTACTTTAAAGGCAGCCTGGTAAAGGTGCAGATCGGTCTTGCCAAAGGTAAGAAAATGTATGACAAACGCCAGGATATTGCCAAAAAAGATCAGAGACGGGAAGCAGAGCGTGATTTTAAAGTAAAAAACCTTTATTAGGGCATTGACTTTATGTAAACTTGGTGGTATATTGTATATGATAAAACACGTCTGCAGCCGGTAAAGCATTCGGGGTAGTACCGGTTTCGACGGGGGTCTTGAAGATGGAGAAGCTATCCGTACGCGATGCGTCAAATCGCAAAACTTAAATTTAAACGCAGACGAAAACGTAGCGTTAGCAGCCTAGTTGCTGCTCGTCAGCCCTTGTGCACTCACACATGAGGAATCTGGCGCCGATCTTGTGAGAAACGATGCGGGCAAAGCTTTGAGCCTGTAGGCGTAATATGAAGCTACCAAAACCATCAGGGTGTCTGTTTCCGGGTGGCGGAGGGAATGTCAAAGAACAGACTATGATAGTAGAAGTACATGGGATAGATTTTCGGACACGGGTTCAACTCCCGTCTACTCCATAAAATATCTACCGACAAACTTTAATACAAAATAGCGCTCCCGTTCGGAGGGCTATTTTTGTATATATATCTAAAAAGTGCGTAAATATGGGGATTTTTTGCTTCGTCCTTTTGCTGTCCCTTGCTCCTGCTGGCGGCTGGCATGAATTGAAAATTCGAAGCCAGCCTCCGTAGATGTGGAGAACGGAGACTGGCTGAGCATTTATTCAACGAACGGTTGAAAAAGTATGTGTAGTACTTCTTCGTATGTGCCTGACTCAGATAGACTAGGAACCGGTGCTTGATGTGGTTTTACTCCTCCATGATATCGTAACGCCTCTTCCCCTTGGAAATGGACTTATACTCAATGGCCTCGGTGGGGCATCCACAGATGCAGGCCATACAGTGTGTGCAGTTTCCCTTCCATACAGGCCTTCCCTCCGCCATGCCGATGTTATTTAAAGGGCACCGCTTTGCGCACTTGCCGCAGGAGACGCAGGCATCCGAGACTGTAAAGCCTTTGTCCTTGATATAGAGGCGGTAATAGAGCGGATTGAACGGCCCGCTGATGAAGCGGCCTCCAAGAGAAACCGGCATCTCAGGGAACGGCTTGCCCTGGCGGATCTGACTGGCCAGCTTAGAAAAGACTGGCTTCGCCCGGGCGATTATGGATGCGCATTCGCTCTCACTGGGCGCAGCAGATAAGGCAATGTAATTTTCCGGCATTTGCGCGGACGCAAGGCCGCGGTAAATTAAACCGGTCTCTGCGCATAGCTTTGCGGCGTAGCCCCCCGCATTCCCCTGTGTGCCGCCGCCGCGGGTCAGGACAAAGTAGGCGTTTTGATTCCCCTCAAACCTGGTGGTACGAATCCACTGTTCCACCAATTTGGGTATGCGCCAGGCGTAAATCGGCGCAACAAACACCAGAGGACGTTCCGATCGGAACGTCTTTTTTTCGCCTTTCTTCAGGCAGTGGTTAATAGAAACCATTTCATCGCTAAGCTCCGCCGCTATCTGCTTTGCTGCGAGCTGGCTGTTGCCGGTGCCGCTAAAATAAAAAACCATTTAACTCCCTCCCTTTCAATCTTTCATGATGTAATATCTACGGTTTCCCCTGGAGGTGGATTTGTACTCAATGGCCTCTGCGGGACACCCTCCGATACAAGCCATGCAGTGAGTACAATTTCCGTTCCAAACGGGCTTTTTATCCACCAGGCGGATATTGTTCAGCGGACACCGTTTTACACATTTGCCACAGGCGGTGCAGGCGTCCGATGCGGCAAAGCCTTTATCATGGACAAAGAGCGTGTAAAACAGCCCATTGACTGGCCCGCTTACTATCTTATCTTTAAAAGTGACTGGAATCTCCGGAAACGGTTCTCCCTTTTTAATCAGCGCGGCCAGTAATGCTGAGCGTTCTGCGGCCTTTTTAAGAATCCCCTTACATTCTGTCTCGTCCGGCGTGTTGGATAAAGCCACATAGTTATTGGGCATGATGAGCAGCGCCAAACCACAAAAGCACAGTCCCTTTTCCGCGCAAAGCTTTTTCGCATAGGCAGCGGCATTTCCCACGCTTCCGGCGCAGGTCAGGATAAAATAAGCATTTGAATTCCCCTCGAATTTTGTCTCACGAATCCATCGCTCCACAACCTTTGGCATCTGCCAGGAATAGGTAGGCGCCACAAATACCAGTGGATTCTCCGATTGAAACGTATCTTTTTCACTCTTTTTGAGATACTTGTTCATAGTGACAATTTCATCTCCAAGGAGCTCACTCATTTGTATTGCCGTCCTTTGGCTGTTTCCGGTACCGCTGAAATAGAAAATCATATCCATATTCTCCTTTATTTTTGGTCAATTCCACTGACCATCTGCGCCAAATATTCTTTTGCCTGTGTCTTGGAACACGCTTCGTTATCGAGGTATTTCCACTCCAGGATAAGCAGGATCACCTGGCTGTAAAGGTTTGCAGCCATTTTCTGCGGCACCTTGAAGCGATGGGAATCCGAATTGTCCTGAAAGGCCGCAGACATATTGGACAGCAGATAAAACCTTATTTGATTGATGAGGTATAAATTGGGAGGGTTATTCTTTAGGATCGCCTGCACGATTTCTATGTTCTCATCTAAAAAATCAAAGCAGTTCTCCATCAGTGTATCCATCCGCTGCACACAGGTTCCTCCGTCCTGATAGCCGCTGTCCAGCCGGTCGCGGATGGTCATGAAGCAATACTCCATAAGGTCGTATTTGTCATCAAAGTAATTGTAGAAAGTAGCGCGGGGCAGCATAGCCATCTCACACAACTCTCCAACGGTAATCTCCTCAAAAGATTTTTTGCAGAGCAGAGACTGCATTGCGTTCTGGAGGGAAAGCAGGGTGCGGCTGGCTCCAATGGTCATCTTTTTTGATAAGTCATATTTCATATTTTGTCTCTCCTTTGACAATTTTTTACTTTTGTCTAAATATATACAACCGATTCATTTTGTCACTTGTCTTTTTACAAAAGCTATTATAGACTAAAAACAAAATTTAGACAAGTGAAAAAATAAAGACTTATGAATAATTTATTTAAAATGAATTCAGACCTAATAATTGTGAGGTGTTATGATGAGTTACGAGAAATTACTGCACAGGCAGATCACTCATGTTGAGCGCAGGCTGAAAGGCTGGATGAAGCCTCGCTCCAAAGCAGCAGGCATTACCGGCCTGCCCGGAAAGGCCTATGAGCTGGTGGAGCCTTATGGGATCGTGCTGATCATATCGCCGTGGAACTACCCGCTTTCACTGACTATGCAGCCGCTCATCGGGGCGATAGCGGCTGGGAAATCATATCCCGCGCCTTTCCGGAGAAATATATTGCCACGGCACTGGGAGGGAAAAGCCCCTGCATTGTCACCGCCGATTCCGATGTTCGGGAGACTGCCAAAAATATTGCATATGGCAAGATTATGAACAGCGGGCAGGCGTGCATTGCTCCGGACTACGCGCTGGTGGATGAGAAGGTGAAGGATCAGTTTTGCGGGGAGTTTGCAGTGCAGTGTCGGAAGATAGCAGGAGACCCGCTCACAAATTCCAAGTATCCGCGCATTATCAGCAGGCGGCATTTTGAACGTCTGCTGGGGCTTATGGATGGCGTGACAATCTTAAGCGGCGGGCGTTCCGATCCATCGGCGCTTAAGATAGAACCTACCGTCCTTGTGGACGTGGGATTGGCCTTTGGCGGGGTTGGTCAGAGCGGTATGGGAGCTTATCACGGCATCCACTAAAAGAATAGAAATGAGGTACAGAATATGGATTATCCTAAATTGTTTTCCCCTATGAATATTGGCTCAGTTCAAATTAAAAACCGCCTGGTTATGACCGCCATGTGCGTTGGACTCGCCAGACATGACGGAGCGGTCAGCAACGCTCTTGCCGCTTATTATGAGGAGCGTGCAGCCGGAGGTACGGGGCTCATCATTACAGAATGCAGCCGCGTGAACGAGACGGACGCCGTCGCCTACCCCAGCATGCTGTCCATGTCCCACGACCGGTATATCGAGCCGCTTCGCAAGGCTGTGGAGCGTGTTCACGCCCACGGTGCCAGGATGTTTGTACAGCTTTATCATCCCGGACGGCAGAATGTGGCCCTCTTTCCCACCGTGTGGCAGTTTAATGAGCGCATGGCGCGGGTATTCCCGTCTTATTGGGATTTATATTTCAAGGTGGCCGGAAAGTTTGACGCTTCTGCGATAGACGATCCTAAGACCGCGAAGCGCATGAAGAAGTACATGAAGCCCCTCCTGGCCCCCAGCGCCGTTCCCTGCGGACTAGCGGACAATCCCATCCGCAATCAGAAAACAGTTCCCATGACCATTTTGCAGATTAAAACGCTGATCGGTCAATTCAGAGCGGCAGCGGGACGGGCGAAGAAGGCCGGAGCCGACGGGGTGGAGCTTCACGCCACCCACGGCTATCTGATCCAGCAGTTTTTAAGCTCTTACACCAACCGCCGCGAGGATGAATACGGCGGCTCTCTGGAAAACAGGATGCGGCTTTTGAAGGAAATCATCGGGGGCATCCGTGAGGAATGTGGCTCTGATTTCCCCATCAGCGTGCGTCTTTCTGTGGAGGAGTTCTACGATATGATTGGCTATCCCGGACAGGGAATCCTCTTGGACGAGGGTGTGGAGATGGCTAAAATGCTGGAGAGCTTCGGCGTTGATGTGCTCAATGTCAGCAGCGGCAGCTATGATACGGCGCAGACCTCCTGCGAACCCATAAGCTTCCCTCCCGGCTGGAGGAAGTATCTGGCGAAAGCAGTCAAGGATCAGGTCAAAATACCTGTCATTGCAGCCAATTTGATTCGAACGCCGGAGCAGGCGGAGGAGCAGCTGGCAGAGGGGACGCAGGACTTTATTGCTATGGGGCGTTCCTATCTGTCCGATCCGGAGTGGGCGAAAAAAGCAATGGAGGGGAGGAGTGATGACATTAACCGCTGTATCTGCTGCCTGCGCTGCATGGAGGCTTTTCAGGAGAACATTATGAATGGCAGGCCGGTGGAGTGCGCGGTCAATCCCCGTGCCTGCCGGGAGAGCATTTACTCCCATACTTTGCCCAGAGACGGGGGACAGCGGCCGGTGGTTGTCGTGGGCGCCGGGCCGGCTGGGCTGACAGCGGCCAGGGAGCTGGCGGCGCGGGACTTTAAGGTGACTGTGCTGGAGCAGGGTTCTGCCCCGGGTGGACAGTTGATTCTTGCGAAGGCCCCTCCGCTCAAGGAGAAAATCGGCTGGCTGATTGAGTATCTGACGCGTCAGGCTATCCGGCAAGGCGCGGACATTCAGTACAATATAAATGCTGACAGGGAGATCATTGAAAGCTTTCATCCATATGCCGTGTTCCTCGCCACCGGCGGAGAGGCGGCTGCCCCGAAAATCCCCGGCTCCGAATCGGACGCAGTGATGACAGTGACGCCAATCCTGACAGGAGAAAGGAAGTACTCCGGCAGGGATATTGCAGTGGTAGGCTCCGGTATGACTGGGCTTGAAACAGCGGAGCTTCTGGTGAACCAGGGGAATACCGTCACCATAATCGAGATGGCGGAAAAAATTGCCCCCGGCGCTTATCCGGTCAATGCCTCTGATGTCATTGAACGGCTGAAAAAGGGCGGGGTGCGGTTTCTGCCCGGCAGAAAGCTTGAGCGTATAGGCTGCGGAATGCTCTATCTGACCCGTAAGGACGGTGTGTCGGAGGAGATCCGCACCGATGTGACTGTACTGGCGATAGGCGTGCGCAGCAACAACGCATTGGAAAAAGAGTGCGACGGACATTTTCCGCGGCTCTATCCCATCGGCGATGCGGTGAAGCCC
The Ruminococcus gauvreauii genome window above contains:
- the secG gene encoding preprotein translocase subunit SecG, with translation MDILRIILTILFVIDCIGLSVVVLMQEGKSQGLGAISGMADTYWGQNKGRSMEGALVRATKIMAVLFIVLSIVLNMKF
- a CDS encoding SAM-dependent methyltransferase; the encoded protein is MNQFFGQYLENIVPVTFRLRTPDQNQVFGDGEPEFTVTLKEDISRKELLTSTSLALGDAYTKGTLEVDKDLYHVLDSFMGQMGKFTTDHQMLKKLLFTSLGRKNQKEEVSSHYDIGNDFYRLWLDESMSYSCAYFKRDSDTLYEAQLNKVHHILEKLHLQEGMTLLDIGCGWGFLLKEAAKKYKVKGLGITLSQEQHDKFQEDIEREGLGDMLRIELMDYRDLKTSGKQFDRVVSVGMLEHVGRGNYETFIENVDAVLKPGGLFLLHYISAQKEHPGDAWIRKHIFPGGTIPSLREIINILPDFNLYTLDVESLRRHYNKTLLCWRENFLNHREEVVELKGEEFTRMWELYLASCAATFHNGIIDLHQILMSKGVANDLPMTRIV
- the gpmI gene encoding 2,3-bisphosphoglycerate-independent phosphoglycerate mutase, which codes for MKKQPTVLMILDGYGLNDRCEANAVCEARTPVMDQLMSQCPFVRGNASGLAVGLPDGQMGNSEVGHLNMGAGRIVYQELTRITKEIEDGDFFKNEALLAAVKNAKERGSAIHFMGLLSDGGVHSHNTHLYGLLEMAKKEGLNKVFVHCFLDGRDTPPSSGKGYIEELQQKMKEIGVGEIGVVSGRYYAMDRDNRWDRVELAYRALTRGEGVKGTDAAEAVQASYDDGKTDEFVLPTVMERGGQPVTVINDGDSVVFFNFRPDRAREITRAFCDDEFAGFDRGSRRNLTYVCFTDYDDTIQNKLVAFHKVSIENTFGQYLAANHMTQARIAETEKYAHVTFFFNGGIEEPNEGEERILVKSPKVPTYDMQPEMSAYEVCDRLVEAIRSGKYDVIIINFANPDMVGHTGVEDAAIKAVEAVDACVGRAVDAVKEVNGQMFICADHGNAEQLVDYETGEPFTAHTVNPVPFILVNAEPSYGLREGGCLADIAPTLIELMGMEQPKEMTGKSLLTKDN
- a CDS encoding TetR/AcrR family transcriptional regulator, which gives rise to MKYDLSKKMTIGASRTLLSLQNAMQSLLCKKSFEEITVGELCEMAMLPRATFYNYFDDKYDLMEYCFMTIRDRLDSGYQDGGTCVQRMDTLMENCFDFLDENIEIVQAILKNNPPNLYLINQIRFYLLSNMSAAFQDNSDSHRFKVPQKMAANLYSQVILLILEWKYLDNEACSKTQAKEYLAQMVSGIDQK
- the eno gene encoding phosphopyruvate hydratase, with amino-acid sequence MYRYLPIRRIYAREVLDSRGNPTVEVDVTVGEGIVGIDGYTGRALVPSGASTGKFEALELRDGEERYCGLGVQKAVDNVNGRIAEAILGENALNQAYIDHLLIETDGTENKSSLGANAVLGVSMAVARAAAAALRLPLYQYLGGVYTRRMPVPMMNILNGGKHADNTVDLQEFMIVPVKAFSFHEALSMGSEIYHALKRLLKDRGLSTAVGDEGGFAPDLKSSADALELIVDAIKEAGYEPGEEVGIAIDAAASELYDEERGVYSFPGESCTHNEEITRDSDEMIQYYEELMDLYPILSIEDGLHEDDWDGWKKMTDRLGGRIQLVGDDLFVTCSKRLGCGIKLEVANAILVKVNQIGTLSEAMDAVVTAQQAGYRAVISHRSGETEDSFIADLAVATRAGQIKTGAPCRTDRNAKYNQLLRIEEYLGKIAEYQNPFL
- a CDS encoding EFR1 family ferrodoxin (N-terminal region resembles flavodoxins. C-terminal ferrodoxin region binds two 4Fe-4S clusters.), which produces MVFYFSGTGNSQLAAKQIAAELSDEMVSINHCLKKGEKKTFRSERPLVFVAPIYAWRIPKLVEQWIRTTRFEGNQNAYFVLTRGGGTQGNAGGYAAKLCAETGLIYRGLASAQMPENYIALSAAPSESECASIIARAKPVFSKLASQIRQGKPFPEMPVSLGGRFISGPFNPLYYRLYIKDKGFTVSDACVSCGKCAKRCPLNNIGMAEGRPVWKGNCTHCMACICGCPTEAIEYKSISKGKRRYDIMEE
- the smpB gene encoding SsrA-binding protein SmpB, whose product is MGKETGNRLIANNKKAYHDYFIEEKYEAGISLHGTEVKSLRMGKCSIKESFLKIENGELFIYGMHVSPYEKGNIFNKDPLRVKKLLMHRTEISKLQGQIAEKGYTLVPLQVYFKGSLVKVQIGLAKGKKMYDKRQDIAKKDQRREAERDFKVKNLY
- the rnr gene encoding ribonuclease R is translated as MNKKELKKRKKLIYELISSKEYQPMRAKEIASLLQIPKPLRKELSAVLDALTEDGMITVSKQGKYRKAKERKYGPKQEKKSNLTTGVFIGHPRGYGFVELEDRDQDDIYIPENNVNGAFHQDKVEIQISGCVNGKRREGQVLRVLERGITEVVGTFEKSRHYGFVVPDNAKMQQDIFIPQEHGMNAQDGDKVVVQITSYGSRNKSPEGRIKEVLGKSTDPGIDVLSVARSYGLPMEFPARVLQQAGRILPILQDGDFSGRKDLRHLMCVTIDGEDAKDLDDAITLAKTEDGYELGVHIADVTNYVQENSALDREALKRGTSVYLVDRVIPMLPKELSNGICSLNQGEDRLALSCLMSLNEKGKLKSHEIAETVIRVDRRMTYTAVQQILEGDKEQQEAYQEFVPMFFCMEELSKLLRARREKRGSIDFDFPESKVLLDEAGHPVAVKPYEHNTATKIIEDFMLLANETVASEYHDRELPFVYRIHEEPDADRMEGVLAFLRANQIPVQKAKHTVSPKEVQKILQSIDGMPLEPMVSRLLLRSMKQACYSVEDAGHFGLAAEHYCHFTSPIRRYPDLQIHRIIKDVIRGRMGQERTHHYELLLDDVASKSSMLERRAEEVERETIKLKKAEYMSSHIGETFEGVISGVTGWGIYVELGNTIEGLVSMNSMWDDYYIYDEAAHQLVGEASQKIYRLGQAVRVIVEDADVVTKTVDFRLAEGMEKRNGEGNRQSSDCE
- a CDS encoding EFR1 family ferrodoxin (N-terminal region resembles flavodoxins. C-terminal ferrodoxin region binds two 4Fe-4S clusters.) produces the protein MIFYFSGTGNSQRTAIQMSELLGDEIVTMNKYLKKSEKDTFQSENPLVFVAPTYSWQMPKVVERWIRETKFEGNSNAYFILTCAGSVGNAAAYAKKLCAEKGLCFCGLALLIMPNNYVALSNTPDETECKGILKKAAERSALLAALIKKGEPFPEIPVTFKDKIVSGPVNGLFYTLFVHDKGFAASDACTACGKCVKRCPLNNIRLVDKKPVWNGNCTHCMACIGGCPAEAIEYKSTSRGNRRYYIMKD